ATGACCAGAAGCGCTGATGCAACAAATTTTTCATTTGAAGGAAATCGCAAGTAAATAGGGGGAATCATGAAGGAATAAAAGGCTAAATATGCATAACAAGCAACAAACGTATTTCAGCATGTGCAGAACAGAGGTGATAAGCATTTGTGATTTCTTTGAAATAAAAAATGAGTTGCGAGTCAGTGCTTCTGTTCGTGTGTCTTTTCCTTTCATGCTCTCATTGATTGTGTGAGCTGAATTCTACAAGAAAATGAAACGTGAAAAGCTCTCAATAATAGAGGGTTTTGATACCAAAACTTTAAAACGAAGGCACTGCTATTACCACTTGCTGGAAGCGACATGGTACAACTCATAACGTTGAGAACCAGTACGGGAAACTGGACATTCTCTCCGAGATTGGGTGGTGCCCTTTGCGTGCTGGAAATTGCGCAGGTAATGGTCTGGAGTTACCGTCGTCCATAACTACCAGGTGCATGcatcgtctgcttaggtgctatttaaaggATGTTAATAAAGAAATTAGACAATTAACAGCCCTACAACGTTGGTAAAATTGCTTCAATATACTACTgatttataaccaatttagccaaagtaaaATTATGTTGCAGTTGGCATTTAAAGGACACTGGCACATCTTAAAACGGTGATGGAAAAAGGATACCTCTTGGAAGAGAATTTTTGCTTTTTATTAAGTAGACAGTTTTTTATGCCTCCCAAAGTATGCTCATATGTTAATATACATGCTTTTTAGAGCTTGCATGCTCTTCAGTTAGCTTTTTCTTATGGTTGAGTGAGGAATGCTACATGATAATGACAACCACTGTTTGGTACATTCCAGTGCTACTCCTGTATACATGTGGTATGAGAATGTGTTAAGCTTATGTCAGTCTTATTTCTTGCAGATGAATGTGGTGCCATTGAGAGTGTTAAGGCTGCCAGCGAGATATATACACCTGTTTCAGGGAAAGTCACAGAGGTCAACAAAGCACTTGAAGACAAACCAGCACTTGTGAATAGCGACTGTTATAATGAAGGTGGGCAGCTGGACACCATGATGTGTTTACATGCTTTTAATATCTTGGGCTAAAGGAACAGAGGGTGCTTAATTCAAAAATTTCCACATGGCTAAGGAAACATCTCAAAAGTGGTTGTTATTGTGGCATAGTAAGTGGCTACAATAGTAGCAACTACACATCAGGAAATTTCACATCAATATTACCTGGTGGGAAAAGTTTACATGGATTTATCTTGGGAGGTCTCAAAACTGTGACCTCTAAGTGAGAACTAGCCTATATAGGCTTTATGAATAGTTGCCTGCTGCCACCAAAATGCCCTGCAACATTAGTAGAAGAGCCAGTAGAGTGATGCAAAAATATGGATTCATGGTGGAATTCTGCAGCCACTGGTGTAAATAGCTGAGCTCTTGTGTGAAACAGTGAGAGCTGTATGGTATGCTTTTTACAGGCTTCCAGGCCTGTTTTAACTGGATGAACATAGCAGCAGTCGATGACATGCAGAAAGATAAATATGGCAGTCTTCACAATAGTCTGTGCTTTACAGCATGTGAACAGTATGTTCTCACATGTGATAGTGTTATGAATGAGTGCCTCTGGGTTCTGGCGAGTGTTGAGCTGGCCCATTTGTACCTGTCAACTAGTGAATGTTAAAATTTGTAAAAATCTCGTGGACACGTACGACACTGAGGAGAGAGGGAGTAATAGCATGCATTTCTTAAAGTTCACCCTGAGGGCACACCTTTTGTGGGATACGTTTACACTTTATTCATGATTATTTACCTGTATGCACAGCACAGTGACTTTTTCAACAACCTTGCTGATGCCAGTTTTGTCTGCTTTAGGAACTTGTCTGAATAATCTTGCTCGAAGCAAATCTCTGGTTCACCGTCAGTAGTACACTACCCATCATTTCCATGGTAGCTGAATGATCACAGCACCAGAGCTCCTTCTAGTACCTTTTGTAGAAAACGCTATGGCTTGCAGCATATGGCGTCTTGTGCTGCCACAAGGGGGTGGTGCAGGTACCATCAAAATTTCTTTTTTgcagctacttttttttttttttcaatcttgtgCCACCCTATATTTTTCAACACCTTTGAAACTTTCCCGAACAAAACTTCTTTTTTGTGCAACTGCACGCAGCATTCGTAAAATTGCACAATAAGCTCAAATTTGTAAGCTTTGCGGCAAATTCATCAGAGTTGGCAGCTATGGAAAGTAGTTCTGGGCGTAGCAGTCCTTACGAATGCTACTGCACTCCAAAGCATAGAACGGCGCACTCCAGGCAAGTAGGTATAAAAGTGCACATACGTACAAAAGTTGGATCTGGTGTGGCTGATTTCTGACAAAGAACGTATCATAAAAGTACAAAGGTAATTTATCTGGTGACTCTGGCTCAGTGCCTgaggtgttctgctgctgagcacaaagtTATGGGTTTAGTCCCCAGCCGTGGTGAGTGCGTTTCAGAGAGCGTGATTTACAAAGATGCCCATTTACCACactttgggtgcatgttaaagaatcccagctGGTTGGAGTCCCACACTGTGGCATTTCTTGTAGCCCATGTGTTACTTAGTGACACTGAACTTAATTTATTTAGTAAATGTATCACGGTAATCTCAGCCAGTCCAAAAAGCAAAACAGGAAATTAAGCTTCAGCTTTATCATCTATTGTTATTTGAGTGTTCTTAGCCTTTGGGAGATCATAGTAAACCTGTGGTGCAGTCTACTGGCCAAAACATCCGAGACCCTCAATTTGTGTACATAGGTTTACCAAACCTGCCAAATACACCCTCATTTTTCAACGATGACATCAAGTCGAAGCATAAGTGTCCTTGCAATATTTGTGGATGGCTTTAAGATTGTAAATGTACAGTTCAAAATTTGAACAGTGGTATCTTTTTTTTCGCACCTGGAATGTATTTACTTGTTCATTTGGCTTGTAGAAAGTATAGTATCACTTGCCTTGTATTGCTCCAGGTCCCAATTTTGTCTTTGCCTCAGGTTTCTGAACACCAGCAAAATACACTTCagggattttgtagcgattcattttttttcccccttcgtgACTGTCGCCCAAAACTGTGCCTCCATTATCACCGGGATCAGCCACTCAGCAGTACGGATGATGAGAAATTAATAGAATAGGGAAAAGAATTGCAAAATATGGCTCCTGATAAAACCTACTGCACAATTGACTTTTTATTAGAAGAATCACAAGTTGTAAAAATAATACATGACAGGTACATGTCTAATTTGATATTGTTGCTCCCCCATTCTTCACAACACTGCATGGTTTTCAACTGAAAATTTATCATTATTCTTCTGCTTAGCAAGTTTTAAAGAGCTTTGTTTGGCTGCTCCAAGAAAAGGTGATGTGTATAAAAATGTTTCAAACGGACTATTGAATAAGTATTGAGCTTTGTGAGGAGCTGGATGTCTAAAACACCAAAATAGTGTCTCATGATGCAAGGCTCTGCGGTAGTGATGTGTGCACTCACTGCTATCCTTCTCTGCACTACATTGTTTGTTCTACTGATTCATGGCTGATGTTGTGATAAGTGGAGGGAAGTCATACTCCTGACAGAACAATGTGAACTAATTATTTATCTGCAGTTTGTGGTAAACCATTTAGGTGAAGAGCTAACTCAGTGGTCTTTAACAATTACAGGGTGGATATTCAAACTGAAGGTGAAGAATACTGATGAATTGAAGTCCCTCATGGATGAGAAGGCCTACGAAGAATTTCTAAAATCTAGTGCTTGAAATAGTTGGTTGCACCTGTAAATTGATGCCGTAATTTTGTACAATGAAAAAATGTTTTAATGACTCGTTTCTGTGTCCACAGATTTTTCATGCATGATGTCGCCAAAATGTGGTAAAATGAAATGTACCATGGCCCTGCAGGCCATTAGGTTAAATAAATAGCAGCTGACAAGCCCACCAAGGTTCTATCTGTCATCTTTTATTCATCCAGATGGATTCTGCACCACAACCAAGCAATAGTTCTTATCTGGAAAGTAATAAAGAAAGCACAGATTAGAAAATTTATTGCCCTTTTTGTTTAAGCTTGCCAGGTCCCGTTAAAATAGTGTGTCCAAATTTCACTGAATTCCACTCCAGTATCTTAAAGTACTTCTTTATTTAAGACCAGTTCAGCAGAGCCAAGTCAGAAATGTTATACCAAATCAAGGAACTTGCAACCTAAAGGGTAGTTCTTTCTCTGAGTTAGCGCAGTAGCTCACAGGTATCAAACTTCAGCACCCATTTTTCTCCTAATCTCACGCTCTCTATCCACGGAAGGGTGCTTTGCACTAAACTGCCTTTACATTtagcattcccccccccccccccccccctgaaatacTAGGTATAAAGGCAAACGGGTACTTGAATTGTAACATGCTTCATTTTACATTAACATAGTAATATACCATTTAATGCAAAACTAAGCATGTCGCAGTTCATGTGCACAACAGCCAAAAATGTTATTACCTGGTGAAATCATAATTTCATGCTTCTTGGTCCGCATCCTGAGGAATGTCAAGTCGTTTCCAGGTTCTAGGTCCCGCAGAGTGCTTCGTGCCTGTTCACACAGTCGTGTGACAAGAGTAGCGTATTGCATAGTCGTTACATTGTCGAACGACGTTTTGATAGGTGCTCCTGGAAGAAGGAATTTAAAATCAATGCTTTTTGCAGCACCACACAATGCATGGCAGCAAGTCAATAAAGCAAACGATGCAATACAGCAGGATGGCATGGTTGACAACATGAATTTGCTATGCCCAGTCTTCCTTCTCTGCATGCCCTGTATAAATAAGAGGAATTTTTGGTGTATTCTGATACAATGAATTACTTATGTTAGCTTGCATCCTACACATGGCGCATTCACAATTTAAAACTGTTCTACAAAATTTGTTTTCTGCCTCTCATGCATAGGGAAGCTTCAAGAATGAGTGAGTGCTATCAAATATCATCAATAGGTTGTGGATTCATATAATACAAGTGGGAAGTCTGCTCATTGGCAAAAACGAAATTGATACAACAATAATATGATCTGAAGTTTGTAACCAGGCAGGGAGGAAGCTTAGTATGTACTTTTATATAAAGAATTTGTTTATTCTCAAATTTGAGTGAGTTATTACAAGTGCAATGCCAGAGGTAAACACATTTCCGACACCAAACACACCCTAATGTGCAGATTTACAATTTTTAACATTGGTTAATGGTCTGCAtcccgccgcagtggcttagtggctatggtgttgcactgctaagcacgaggtcgcgggatcaaatctcggccgcagcggctgcatttcaatgagggcaaaatgcaaaaacgccagtgtctcgtgcattgggggcacattaaagatcctgtggtggtcaaaattaatccggagtccccactacggcgtgcatcataataaaatcgtggttttggcacataaaaccccagaattcaattcattttATTAACTACAATAGAATGGCACTGTTCGTCATTGTCCAAATTatgcttaaagggacaccaaaaagaaacaatgaattaGTTAAGACTGATAAAGTAATCTTTCAAAACTGTTTTCCTGAACTTCATAGTAAGAGGTTGAGTATGAAGAGAATGAAGCTCAGTTaatgaaaaattttttttttaaatttcacgcCAGAACACCAGTGCAATGTCGTGGATTTCAATGTACTTTTTCACATTTAGGCTGTTGTTGCTCAAtaaatgttcttgaaacttgGTAAGCTAAGCATTTAGCTCTTTTAAAATACAATGCAGTCAATCTTTACAGATAGAAAATGAACCAGGCTCAAGCCAACGGTGCCAAAATGCATGAAGTCATGGCGAGCTGGTGTGGTAACTTCAGGGTCTTTAGTTTTAGCATTTTTTTCAGGCCTACCAAGGCTCTTTGACAGTAAGAGTGGCCTTATTGagctgaaataatttttctgTTCTACATATCAAGCATCCCATGCCACATGCACCCAGAATACAATAAAGAATGACGCCACAGAAGAGCCACACACCTACAGCGACAACTAATGACATGACAGACCACCGGCATATGCTACACAGACACGAGAAATACCCAGGTGCTACACAAGAGCTACACCCTCAGCTTGGTCGACGCCCATGGCAAAGAGATCACGACAGCAACCACCCGAGCCCGCAACTCCGCGGCAGTGGAGGAGCTGTCTATAGCACTGGCACTGAACCAGTCGCAACAGTCAAGACTCCCAACAAGCCTGCCACAATTACCAAAAAAGTATCATCAGCAGTGCCACACTACAAGTCTCATCTCGCATCACTGACTGCTACAAGACACCCACATCGTCTGGACACCGAAGACACAGAGCAATACCCAACACATATCAAGACCTGGAACACCACCGGAAGGAACGCCAGCAATACCCAGCACCACACTGCAAGCTCAACTGCGAACAGGCCACCACCTGGTGCCACTTACAGACCAACACGTAGCAGCACCGCACTCTACTACATGCAATACGTCCCCGAATCTACCAGCAGCATTATCAATACTGTAAAGAGAAGCCGAATACTCtgcaaccatagagtttcatattactataactagagggcaatgtggcgctgcgatcgttcaactatcatgggaatgatgggaagtacaggctacggattggtattctgttgactggcgaactagtctacaggtattttttgtcagttttggtttcgctagttttgctccaagcgcagttgctacaatccgtagaacacaaacttacttgtggtaggaaaggttgctgcttcctggctgtagtctgctgtcgcaaaacgggtaagcgcaaagccacgacataacagttgctggcgcgcacttcagaagaagcggtacgtcaacataaatatagtgaagcatgctcgtaagaggccacaagcgtccaagatagcactgcagcagatgtgtttaaaagtactcgaagacgttcatcaatcgtgacagccgatgcagcctttcgaaagagcgagagagttcgcaagtgcgtctgcgagaaaagttcactttccccgcgttcgcagcgagcaggcgtcgtagctaGTCGTAGCCTGCTCGCTGCGACGCCTGCTCGCAGCGTCGCAGCAAGCAGgcgtctctcaaaggcgcaacacttttctcataatacaaaatttttattcccacaaatatttgatgagtattttttatataagcacatgcatggtttttattgctgttgtgaaagtaaataaatagttattcaatggcgctaaatcaggcagaacgatgcatacccaGGTGGTAAActatgcttcaatctcaaagtcatacaaacttcattcaatgtattatgcattatataaaacacaacataaataaaattaatttttgcacgaaaatgttttaatacagcttcgtttactgcgccgcatgcaaacgccaccagtttcaagacagaagtcaatccgaagcctgtacttcccatcattcccatgtaggttgaggcgacgttcaggagaacccccgtagacactagcgccacttttccctctaggttttttatttagaaactctatgtcTGCAACACATGGTGCTGGACTGTCCTCACATGGCCAGACCAGTTCTGCGGCCTCTACCATCACCCCTAGCACCCTGGCAGGCCCTGCTGTCTGCCCCGACCCTGGAGGTCCAGCTTTGGCTGACCAGCAGGGCGACGAGAGCAGCTGACGACCACGGCTTCCTAGACTGAGGAAGCCGGCCAGAACAAATGTAAAAACCGCTTCACTTttattcaataaaaaaaaaacatttattcaatcaatcaatctttagaGTCCCTTAGCTCAAACCAGAATAAATGAAATAAGTAAAAAGCTCGCtgacaaagaaaataaaaagacagTGATTTTATGTTGCCATTTAGTCATGATATACACATGCACATGTGAAACTTGACACTTAACTGCTATACAAATTTTGAGTCTACATGTTTTGTAAAAGCCATAGCTGCATAACATTATCCCTTAACAGCTCTCATGTAACTAGAGCAATCAGCTGGAAAGTACTGGACAGAGAACACTTTTTGAAAACAATAGATTGGAAGTTCCACATAATTAGGtgcttgcataaaaaaaaaaatcatacaaATTGGCTACTGTAATCACCTCAAAATAATGCCACTAACATTTGCTTAAAGGATGTACAGTACTGTGCGCAGCATGTAAGCTTCAATGTGCAACAAACGCAAGAAGAGCAATGAATTCTCGAAGATAAATGTCGCGGCTTCTGAGGATATGATGGCTAACAAAACAATGACCATTAAAAGTTGAATAAATGCGGTCTTACAAGCATTATTTTGAATGTAAtgctcccatttttttttctcattccacAGTCACTTtaaatatttatgtccactgcaagatgaaggcctctcctagcgatctccaattacccctgtcatttCAGTGTTGTAAAGCCAAAGGGAAGTTATGATACAGCTGGATGTGATGTTTCCAGGAACATTCTGTGTGATTTCATGTACCTATGCAAAATAGTATTATCACAGTAGTCCAAAACATGCATGCGTCAATGACATGCATGACAGGCTTATCAGCTGCCATGGAGTGTTTTGTGGCAGAGCTGTGTTCAGACGCTATGCAGTTGACCAAAGTACACTTCCACACTGAAGTGCGTGAACTAATGTGTTGGTCAATGCAGACACCAGTATGTCACTACTGAGACAGCACAATCAACATCCTCCGTAACGTTTAAAAACATGTTGACAACGTGGCATATGCCATAGTCAAGGAGACCAATACACGTAGTATAGAATAGAGAAACCCATTTTTACACGGGATTGAGGTCTTTAACTACATACTTCTATAACGTCGGACATTTGACTTCTGAAggtccaataaaaaaaaaaaaatcgcgagaGCTCTGACTGTGCCTGCGTAAGGTCGTATTACGGTTACTGTTAAACGATCCGCACAACCGAATACATAAAAAAGCATAATATCAAACGCGGCTGCCACCGCCAAGCAATCTTTGGTACTAACCTTCagatgttgtaaccaccaccCCAACGACTCCCTCCTGGTCTTTCAGCTTCTTGAATATCTCTTCGACTTCGGACTACAgtgtgataaaaaaaaagcatagctTTAATATTTCATTCTTTACCAATGTGTGAAGGCCACCACACCTGAACGGGCACGTCAACGTACTAAGTCGCCGGGGCAACAGTTCCACTGTTCCACCCAGATGCCCACTACGAGTACAAAATCTGGCTGGACTGCTAGGGACAACGTAATGTATCGCGTATACAGCTAATCTTGCAGGACGTTGTTTTTCTAAAGGACACTTTAACCAACTAAACAACGGCGACAAGTGGTTTGACGCAAAAGCACTTCCAAATGCCGCATTGTTTTGACCTCAACACGAAAATAAATGACGAAAGCCACATCAGTAAAAGTTTATCATCTACACACAACCATCAGCATTAATCATTTACTGCACAACAAAATTTACGCTTACCGTCATCGCACTTTCAGTTACGCACCCCTCAACTTGGATCACGGACTCACGCTCACGCTCTCACGCGACGCTGCCGAAACCGACTCGGATTGGATAAACTTCGAGGACTAGCAGCACAATCCACGTCTAGCGACAGCGTCCTTCGACTAACAAAACCTagtctcgaaggctatgcttttgctgactGCGTGCGCCGAAAGCGATTGCAGGAACCGCTAATACGTGTGGCTGCCGTTACAGGGGTGTGCGTTTTCCTGTTCctgtttgctaaaaaaaaaaaaaaagaaaaagattgcgcTTATTGCTGCTCTGTCAATGTTGTTCTTGCTCAAATATCACAGTAATATTGAATATTATGGTCTAAATCGTTCAATTGTTCACTTGGCACTGTGACTCGCCTGGTTtgtcgagagaaaaaaaaaactgcgagcTTTCATCCATTTGCGACTTTCGCAACGAGTGATGTTTAAAACATGGCGGTATGTCACTTTTGGCTTGCTTCTGGCGCTAGCGGTGCGacaaagcatggccttagagatcagTTTTATTAATTGCTCAGGCGTGCATTAAGAGGCGCCGACGAAGGTAACTTcgcatattttattgcgatagcagttatatggacattccaggctAGGTCTAGGCCATGGAGGATTGGTACCGGCGAATTTTCGCTGTCggtgtgaggttccgtatgaagttcaagtgcgataagatcgcgcgCCGTTTGCTGTGGGTTCAAGGGaagcgtgcaaggggagccgGGAAGGATGATGACTTAATGCACGTGCTCCTGCGTGcccaatgttggaggtcacgtgatcgaacGCGCGCCAGGGCGGTGGGAGGGGAATTGTGGTGAGTGCGGTTACGTGATCAAGCCAACACCTCCTAGATAGCAGCctgcgctagagcactgcacgggcccgggccgggccgtccgaagcgtttgtcggcgggctcgagcttgaggccgcaggcccgggccggactcgggcttgaagccacgggcctgggccagactcgggcccgctcattgaagggtctaagtaggccttcgagcacacgcgaccgttatgcattgcatggttcagtgcattctgtgccaagctgaagtgacacgtgcaagatgactgccatcatcatcatcagcctatatttatgtccactgcaggacgaaggcctctccctgcgatctccaattaaccctgtcttgcgcttgctgattccaacttgcacctgcgaatttcccaacttcatcaccccacctagttttctgccgtcctggactgcgcttcccttctcttggtatccattctgtagctctaatggtccatcggttatccatcctacgcattacatgacctgccgagctccattttttccgcttaatgtcaactagaatatcggctatccccgtttgttctcagatccacaccgctctcttgactgtatatcttatcacatgactatatcttatcaaagaaaatagtaaaacaggtTAAGTTctcacttttaacagcggagctgtttcagtcgggcctaatgtgtccgctgaatccaaaaatgtgggccgatcctggcagcagtgcagaaagggtccaagcgcaatggcacatacacctgtgaactagcgaagctgagcctggataagtctagctaagaatggtggggactaattgcctttcgataggcaattgatagccaatcaatagctagtcgataatcaatcaataatcaataaattcccgaaaatgctggggatgacttggtagtgcttagcctagcccaaatacgtggccaataccttacgatagccaatcgacagccaatcaatagctaatcgataatggatcaataatcaataaattcggataacttggtagtgcttagcctatcccaaatacttggccaataccttgcaatagacaatcgatagccaatcaatagctaatcaataattaatcaataataaataaattccgggaaatgctggagatgacttggtagtgcttagtctagcccaaaagccaggactacctaggtgcccatcatctccgctgtctctttagcattgcgccgcccagtgcaagctacgcaatttttttttcttttccgcaaaaacgaacattgtttccgcgtaaggaaaaataaattatacaaagaaccactcctcaaaccatttccatgttaccgcttttgcgatcgcactattaccagtgacgatattatggcattattttagcgctaaggccagttacgtttgtgcttcaaagcatgaaacagcgtttccctcaaaaagttaactggaacgcccatgcatttcgtcggacactttgaaaattaatatctcgaaactggttcagtcctgagaattcgttccaagtggatacatcttgcgaactcagcggctataatttgtagattgaaagatgtgccatacaataattaattaaaaagttaattcgcttaattatgttaaatattcaattaggcgttttgaccatccattaggccatccatgtcagaattagcttggaactacataaaacaattagcctccttagagcgtagtcgcattaatgcgaacacaagaaatcctgagatatgctcaattccatacttcagaacactctataagcatcagtcgttaatacattacctaccattcactttgaacagatacaaaaatggcggtaatttcagtaagaaagaactcagctgacactttggtcgcttgtaatgtatctgatgtgattattattctgcctttgtgtatggttctgcaGAGTATGTAAtataaatcctgtttcgttttcttagcaaatgttgatcttgtaaaattcagtctcatgctatcttgtatagctggtgttgcgttgttttgtatagctagtattgttattgtagtgttgtttaaaatgcattctgttaaaactttttccaattcttttaactcgccgtgacgcaaatattctttgtctttccgttcatagctatttcgtctatgaggaattccagcgacagctggaaatatatgtgaattattgtgcatgtgtgcccactgtttgctgtactattgcctggcctggtcttatgggtcacgtcaagctacatatgtagcttttagtcaaaaatgaccgtccagcatgtaaactggacaataaattgatttgatttgattgatttcgtcggacacattgaaaattattatctcgaaactggtttagtcctgagaattcgtttcaagtggatacgccttgcgaactcggcggctataattcgtagattgaaagatgtgccataaaataattaattaaaacgttaattagcgtaattatgttaaatattcaattaggcgttttgaccatccattaggccatccatgtcagaattagcttggaactacataaaacaattagcctccttagagcgtagtcgcattaatgcgaacacaagaaatcctgagatatgctcaattccatacttcagaacactctataagcatcagtcgttaatacattacctaccattcactttgaacagatacaaaaatggcggtaatttcagtaagaaagaactcagctgacactttggtcgcttgtaatgtatctgatgtgattattattctgcctttgtgtatggttctgcaGAGTATGTAAtataaatcctgtttcgttttcttagcaaatgttgatcttgtaaaattcagtctcatgctatcttgtatagctggtgttgcgttgttttgtatagctagtattgttattgtagtgttgtttaaaatgcattctgttaaaactttttccaattcttttaactcgccgtgacgcaaatattctttgtctttccgttcatagctatttcgtctatgaggaattccagcgacagctggaaatatatgtgaattattgtgcatgtgtgcccactgt
The DNA window shown above is from Dermacentor silvarum isolate Dsil-2018 chromosome 1, BIME_Dsil_1.4, whole genome shotgun sequence and carries:
- the LOC119433645 gene encoding dynein light chain roadblock-type 2-like — translated: MTSEVEEIFKKLKDQEGVVGVVVTTSEGAPIKTSFDNVTTMQYATLVTRLCEQARSTLRDLEPGNDLTFLRMRTKKHEIMISPDKNYCLVVVQNPSG